In Alkalihalobacillus sp. FSL W8-0930, a single window of DNA contains:
- a CDS encoding PaaI family thioesterase: MEHLTNQSIQTQFEQYLLSASEEDKHILSSILTNLQQKKDTSGSYLSALIKMEAKSFANKQLEMTIPISPIIHNSLDIVHGGITATLADSAMGTLVHRLLPEHQTAVTTNLSVQYIRPGKGTHLSCTASVTHQGKQLCVTEARVVDDRGKLVATANGTFMVIAKSK, encoded by the coding sequence ATGGAACACCTTACAAATCAATCGATCCAGACTCAGTTTGAACAATATTTACTATCTGCATCTGAAGAAGATAAACACATTCTTTCGTCCATATTGACAAATTTACAACAAAAAAAGGACACCAGTGGGTCCTATTTGTCAGCTCTTATTAAGATGGAAGCAAAATCATTTGCGAACAAACAGCTTGAAATGACCATTCCGATTAGTCCAATCATACATAACTCTCTTGATATTGTGCATGGAGGCATTACTGCTACACTTGCTGATTCAGCGATGGGTACATTGGTACATAGATTGTTGCCAGAGCACCAAACAGCTGTTACAACAAACCTTTCCGTTCAATACATCCGTCCCGGCAAAGGAACACACTTATCGTGTACAGCTTCTGTTACCCATCAAGGTAAGCAATTATGTGTAACAGAAGCACGTGTTGTAGATGATCGAGGAAAGCTCGTAGCAACAGCAAATGGTACATTTATGGTTATTGCAAAATCAAAGTAA